Proteins from a genomic interval of Salvelinus sp. IW2-2015 linkage group LG14, ASM291031v2, whole genome shotgun sequence:
- the LOC111973230 gene encoding corticoliberin-1 gives MKLNLLVTTVVLLVAFLPRYECRAVESPDDVQRSTAPQLDAQQQSLPLLTRLGEEYYIRLGNGNRNSAASAPKVMHPEGSPAVYNRALQLQLTQRLLQGKVGDINRFISGFANQLDDSMERGRRSDDPPISLDLTFHMLRQMMEMSRAEQLQQQAHSNRKMMEIFGK, from the coding sequence ATGAAGCTCAATTTACTTGTCACCACCGTGGTTCTGCTGGTTGCCTTCTTACCGCGCTATGAATGTAGGGCTGTCGAGAGCCCTGACGATGTCCAGCGCTCCACCGCTCCACAGCTCGACGCGCAGCAACAGTCTCTTCCCCTCCTGACGCGACTCGGAGAGGAATACTACATCAGACTGGGCAACGGGAACCGCAACTCTGCCGCGTCCGCACCGAAAGTCATGCACCCGGAGGGCTCCCCAGCGGTCTACAACAGAGCCTTGCAGCTCCAGCTGACGCAGCGCCTTCTACAAGGCAAAGTTGGGGACATCAATAGGTTCATCAGCGGCTTCGCGAACCAGCTCGACGACtcgatggagagggggaggaggtccGACGACCCGCCGATTTCTCTAGATCTCACGTTCCACATGCTTCGACAGATGATGGAGATGTCCAGAGCTGAACAGTTACAGCAACAAGCCCATAGCAACAGAAAAATGATGGAGATCTTCGGGAAATGA